A DNA window from Chthonomonadales bacterium contains the following coding sequences:
- a CDS encoding uroporphyrinogen decarboxylase family protein, with product MTGRERVLSLLDGEPVDRLPCMAITMQFAAARIGRPYLEYATDYRVLAEGQMRVAEEFGLDYVNTMSDPAVEAADCGAAVRYYPDQPPALDESNALLADKAAFARLRVPDPAASSRMSNRLRAIERLREGVGDSLVVEGWIEGPCAEAADLRGINTVMVDFFDDPGFVRDLFDFVVEMELRFAAAQVAAGADVIGIGDAAASLVGPRFYEEFVWPAEKRMVDGVHALGSRVRLHICGNTRAILAPIGQLGCDIVDIDYLAPLAQAREATGPRQVLLGNIDPVSVLRDGSPEAIHEAIRRCHEDAGDRYIVGPGCETTRDTRDANFGAMTAYAANSAP from the coding sequence ATGACAGGTCGCGAGCGCGTTCTGAGCCTGCTGGACGGGGAGCCGGTGGACCGACTGCCCTGCATGGCCATCACCATGCAGTTCGCCGCGGCCCGGATCGGGAGGCCCTACCTGGAGTACGCGACGGACTACCGTGTCCTCGCCGAGGGGCAGATGCGCGTCGCCGAGGAGTTCGGCCTCGACTACGTGAACACGATGTCCGACCCTGCCGTCGAGGCGGCCGATTGCGGCGCCGCGGTGCGCTATTATCCCGACCAGCCGCCCGCCCTCGATGAGAGCAACGCGCTGCTGGCCGACAAAGCGGCTTTTGCGCGCTTGCGCGTCCCGGACCCGGCCGCGTCGAGCCGCATGAGCAACCGCTTGCGGGCCATCGAGCGCTTGCGTGAAGGGGTCGGCGACAGTCTGGTCGTGGAGGGCTGGATCGAGGGGCCGTGCGCCGAAGCCGCGGACCTGCGGGGCATCAACACCGTGATGGTCGACTTCTTCGACGATCCCGGCTTCGTGCGCGACCTGTTCGACTTCGTTGTTGAGATGGAGCTCCGCTTCGCGGCCGCGCAGGTTGCAGCCGGCGCCGATGTGATCGGCATCGGGGATGCCGCCGCCTCGCTGGTAGGCCCACGCTTCTACGAGGAGTTCGTCTGGCCGGCCGAGAAGCGCATGGTGGATGGTGTGCACGCGCTCGGATCGCGCGTGCGCCTTCACATCTGCGGCAACACACGCGCGATTCTGGCTCCCATCGGCCAACTCGGGTGCGACATCGTCGACATCGACTACCTGGCGCCGCTGGCCCAGGCACGCGAGGCGACGGGGCCCCGGCAGGTGCTGCTTGGCAACATCGACCCGGTCTCGGTTCTGCGGGATGGCTCGCCTGAGGCCATCCACGAGGCGATCCGGCGGTGCCACGAGGACGCTGGCGACCGCTACATCGTGGGCCCCGGGTGCGAGACGACGCGCGACACCCGGGATGCAAACTTCGGCGCGATGACGGCGTACGCGGCCAACAGCGCGCCCTGA
- a CDS encoding DUF4445 domain-containing protein: MSTEMPRIVLRPTGAELTAPKGTPLRDLLFEQGVEFPCGGNGRCRGCRVRVLEGSAPPNDAQRALLSDHEIADGWRLACQCRLEENLVIELRQWDASILMDDSQFVFTPQEGLGIAIDMGTTTLVAQLLDLSTGHVLGVKTALNPQARFGGDVMSRIQHALTPGGQAQLQEGIRREIGKLARQLLAASQTDASLLRRAIVVGNTAMHHLFCGVDVEPLSHYPFEPVDYGLKTFTGAELGWELGASTTVQFLPCLGGFVGSDVLAGMLATGIHTGEQLAGLVDLGTNGEIVLATRDRMMCASTAAGPAFEGARISSGMRASTGAIWKVTTLDHHMEVEVLGNAEPRGICGSGLVDAVAAGLDLGFIKPSGRLTTGDTLMVSEPVALSQCDVRQLQLAKGAIAAGIRLLLNRWGDGAPELTTLHLAGAFGNYVNRTSARRIGLLAFPEDQVKPVGNTALLGAKIALFSPDAEDGAYSAIRTRMEHVSLNEDPEFQDVYVDEMGFPAG, encoded by the coding sequence TTGAGCACCGAGATGCCTCGCATCGTCCTCCGCCCAACCGGCGCCGAGCTGACGGCGCCGAAGGGCACGCCTCTTCGCGACCTGCTCTTCGAGCAGGGCGTCGAGTTTCCGTGCGGCGGCAACGGCCGCTGCCGCGGTTGCAGGGTGCGCGTGCTCGAGGGGAGCGCTCCCCCGAACGACGCGCAACGCGCCCTCCTGAGCGATCATGAGATCGCCGATGGGTGGCGCCTTGCCTGCCAGTGCCGCCTCGAGGAAAACCTGGTGATCGAGCTGCGCCAGTGGGATGCGTCGATCCTGATGGACGATTCGCAGTTCGTGTTCACGCCGCAGGAAGGACTGGGCATCGCGATCGACATGGGCACGACGACACTCGTGGCCCAACTCCTCGATCTGTCCACCGGGCACGTGCTCGGCGTGAAGACGGCGCTGAACCCCCAGGCCCGTTTCGGCGGCGACGTGATGAGCCGCATCCAGCATGCGTTGACACCCGGCGGCCAGGCGCAGCTTCAGGAGGGGATCCGCCGCGAGATCGGGAAGCTGGCGCGCCAACTCCTTGCTGCCTCCCAGACCGATGCCTCGTTGCTGCGGCGCGCCATCGTCGTCGGCAACACCGCCATGCACCATCTGTTCTGCGGCGTGGACGTCGAGCCACTCTCGCACTATCCCTTCGAGCCGGTCGACTATGGCCTCAAGACGTTCACCGGCGCGGAGCTCGGCTGGGAGCTCGGGGCGTCAACCACCGTGCAGTTCCTGCCCTGTCTGGGCGGCTTTGTGGGCAGCGACGTGCTTGCCGGCATGCTGGCGACGGGGATCCACACGGGCGAGCAGCTTGCCGGATTGGTCGACCTGGGCACGAACGGCGAGATCGTCCTGGCGACTCGCGACCGCATGATGTGCGCGTCGACGGCAGCGGGCCCGGCCTTCGAGGGCGCCCGGATCTCGTCCGGTATGCGCGCGTCGACGGGCGCCATCTGGAAGGTGACGACGCTTGATCACCACATGGAGGTGGAGGTGCTGGGTAACGCGGAGCCGCGGGGCATCTGCGGGAGCGGCCTGGTGGACGCGGTGGCCGCGGGGCTCGACCTCGGGTTCATCAAGCCATCCGGACGCCTCACGACCGGCGACACATTGATGGTCAGCGAGCCGGTGGCGCTGTCGCAGTGCGATGTTCGGCAGCTTCAGCTCGCGAAAGGCGCGATCGCCGCCGGCATTCGGCTGCTCCTGAACCGCTGGGGCGACGGTGCGCCAGAGCTGACGACGCTTCACCTCGCCGGCGCGTTCGGCAACTACGTGAACCGCACGAGCGCGCGCCGCATCGGGCTGCTGGCGTTCCCGGAGGACCAGGTGAAGCCCGTGGGGAACACCGCGCTGCTGGGGGCGAAGATCGCCCTGTTCTCGCCCGACGCGGAGGACGGAGCCTACTCCGCCATCCGCACGCGCATGGAGCACGTGTCGCTCAACGAAGACCCCGAGTTCCAGGATGTGTACGTCGACGAGATGGGGTTTCCCGCGGGCTAG